A genomic region of Vitis vinifera cultivar Pinot Noir 40024 chromosome 7, ASM3070453v1 contains the following coding sequences:
- the LOC132254090 gene encoding uncharacterized protein LOC116803646 isoform X2, which translates to MDKVSPDCPYPGCFFCVMKEGNPSKRRASILKFFRELPSQDDDGQVLPISGLWNTAMAHPNDPEFIELGIFECMAALIWKGLKNRRWLSHDQNIYIPYYAAHIIGSYTMNMEEFAESAVHAGVIPPLVELLRGRLTWVEQRVAVRALGHLATYASTFPALASHGEILELSIQLAMSSLEIVYSHFYQYVDRRLSYHCDLLTRGMGGVEMESRKAEEWASQLQCWSLQLINCFAFKPEFLSIICKPEFLIKLPGMWGGLVNENSPAGIGLLRTICHHKLGRGPVASCPGIIEALCNIARSSDDWQYMAIDCLLWLLQDPSTCHKVIDKAVGALVDLSEISTLGDHKKLGDSIVNVLQECIQSQGTGRNALSNRTKEQIEELLNSRQRLKWEKSMPKEDLHIKQAAALVVKLEGNSLFSSGNISGAASKYSEALALCPMRSKKERVVLYSNRAQCHLLLQQPLTAISDATRALCLHNPLNRHAKSLWRRAQAYDMLGLAKESLLDAILFINECSQSSDPDLSLRQNKVPDYAERLVKKQMRAAWLFREAAIKHGGVHCEGDAGDIYGHETDDSEWETASESDIGNDGRDEMGDDDCEWKNEDDRKDKYDKPSMKEERC; encoded by the exons ATGGATAAAGTATCACCAGACTGTCCATACCCAGGATGCTTCTTCTGTGTCATGAAGGAAGGCAATCCAAGTAAACGCAGGGCAAGTATATTGAAATTCTTTAGAGAACTTCCTTCACAGGATGATGATGGTCAAGTCCTGCCTATCAGCGGCCTCTGGAATACTGCTATGGCGCATCCCAACGACCCTGAGTTTATTGAGTTGGGCATATTTGAATGCATGGCTGCACTAATTTGGAAGGGTCTAAAGAATCGGCGCTGGCTCTCTCATGACCAAAACATATATATTCCTTATTATGCAGCACATATTATTGGATCCTACACCATGAACATGGAAGAATTTGCAGAAAGTGCTGTTCATGCTGGAGTAATCCCTCCCTTAGTTGAACTTTTGAGGGGGAGGTTAACTTGGGTTGAACAGAGAGTCGCTGTGCGAGCTCTGGGACACCTGGCTACATATGCCAGCACTTTTCCTGCATTGGCTAGTCATGGTGAAATACTTGAGCTTTCCATTCAGCTTGCAATGAGTTCGTTAGAAATTGTTTATTCCCATTTTTACCAGTATGTTGACAGAAGGCTGAGTTATCACTGTGATCTGCTAACGCGTGGCATGGGTGGCGTTGAAATGGAGTCCAGGAAGGCAGAGGAATGGGCTAGTCAGTTGCAGTGCTGGTCCCTTCAGCTTATTAATTGCTTTGCTTTCAAACCCGAGTTTCTTTCTATTATATGCAAGCccgaatttttaataaaactaccGGGCATGTGGGGTGGACTTGTTAATGAAAATTCACCAGCTGGTATTGGTTTATTGCGGACAATTTGTCATCATAAGCTTGGCAGAGGGCCAGTCGCTAGCTGTCCTGGTATCATTGAAGCATTGTGTAATATTGCCCGCTCGTCAGATGATTGGCAGTATATGGCTATAGACTGCCTTCTGTGGTTGCTCCAGGATCCCAGCACTTGTCATAAG GTGATTGACAAGGCTGTAGGTGCACTGGTAGACCTCTCAGAGATCTCAACTCTGGGAGATCACAAAAAGCTTGGGGATTCCATCGTTAATGTTCTTCAGGAATGTATCCAATCACAAGGGACGGGGCGGAACGCTTTGAGTAATCGCACAAAGGAACAGATTGAGGAACTATTAAATTCAAGACAGAGATTGAAGTGGGAAAAGAGTATGCCAAAGGAGGACCTCCATATCAAGCAGGCAGCAGCACTGGTGGTCAAGCTTGAAGGAAATTCCCTGTTCTCGTCTGGAAACATATCTGGAGCTGCATCAAAGTACTCTGAAGCATTAGCACTGTGTCCGATGAGATCAAAAAAAGAGAGAGTTGTACTGTACAGTAATCGAGCTCAGTGTCATCTTCTGTTGCAACAACCATTGACTGCCATTAGTGATGCTACACGTGCCCTTTGTCTTCACAACCCTCTTAACCGTCATGCCAAAAGCCTTTGGAGAAGAGCACAGGCATATGACATGCTAGGGTTAGCTAAAGAGAGCTTGTTAGATGCCATTCTGTTCATAAATGAGTGCTCTCAATCAAGTGATCCTGATCTGTCCTTGAGGCAAAATAAGGTTCCTGACTATGCTGAAAGATTAGTCAAGAAGCAGATGCGTGCTGCCTGGTTATTTAGAGAAGCAGCAATTAAACATGGGGGTGTTCATTGTGAAGGTGATGCAGGGGACATATATGGCCACGAGACTGATGATTCAGAATGGGAGACAGCAAGTGAAAGTGATATTGGGAATGATGGACGGGATGAGATGGGGGACGATGATTGTGAATGGAAAAATGAAGATGACAGGAAAGACAAGTATGATAAACCTTCAATGAAAG AAGAGAGATGCTAG
- the LOC132254090 gene encoding uncharacterized protein LOC116803646 isoform X4 produces MDKVSPDCPYPGCFFCVMKEGNPSKRRASILKFFRELPSQDDDGQVLPISGLWNTAMAHPNDPEFIELGIFECMAALIWKGLKNRRWLSHDQNIYIPYYAAHIIGSYTMNMEEFAESAVHAGVIPPLVELLRGRLTWVEQRVAVRALGHLATYASTFPALASHGEILELSIQLAMSSLEIVYSHFYQYVDRRLSYHCDLLTRGMGGVEMESRKAEEWASQLQCWSLQLINCFAFKPEFLSIICKPEFLIKLPGMWGGLVNENSPAGIGLLRTICHHKLGRGPVASCPGIIEALCNIARSSDDWQYMAIDCLLWLLQDPSTCHKVIDKAVGALVDLSEISTLGDHKKLGDSIVNVLQECIQSQGTGRNALSNRTKEQIEELLNSRQRLKWEKSMPKEDLHIKQAAALVVKLEGNSLFSSGNISGAASKYSEALALCPMRSKKERVVLYSNRAQCHLLLQQPLTAISDATRALCLHNPLNRHAKSLWRRAQAYDMLGLAKESLLDAILFINECSQSSDPDLSLRQNKVPDYAERLVKKQMRAAWLFREAAIKHGGVHCEGDAGDIYGHETDDSEWETASESDIGNDGRDEMGDDDCEWKNEDDRKDKYDKPSMKDER; encoded by the exons ATGGATAAAGTATCACCAGACTGTCCATACCCAGGATGCTTCTTCTGTGTCATGAAGGAAGGCAATCCAAGTAAACGCAGGGCAAGTATATTGAAATTCTTTAGAGAACTTCCTTCACAGGATGATGATGGTCAAGTCCTGCCTATCAGCGGCCTCTGGAATACTGCTATGGCGCATCCCAACGACCCTGAGTTTATTGAGTTGGGCATATTTGAATGCATGGCTGCACTAATTTGGAAGGGTCTAAAGAATCGGCGCTGGCTCTCTCATGACCAAAACATATATATTCCTTATTATGCAGCACATATTATTGGATCCTACACCATGAACATGGAAGAATTTGCAGAAAGTGCTGTTCATGCTGGAGTAATCCCTCCCTTAGTTGAACTTTTGAGGGGGAGGTTAACTTGGGTTGAACAGAGAGTCGCTGTGCGAGCTCTGGGACACCTGGCTACATATGCCAGCACTTTTCCTGCATTGGCTAGTCATGGTGAAATACTTGAGCTTTCCATTCAGCTTGCAATGAGTTCGTTAGAAATTGTTTATTCCCATTTTTACCAGTATGTTGACAGAAGGCTGAGTTATCACTGTGATCTGCTAACGCGTGGCATGGGTGGCGTTGAAATGGAGTCCAGGAAGGCAGAGGAATGGGCTAGTCAGTTGCAGTGCTGGTCCCTTCAGCTTATTAATTGCTTTGCTTTCAAACCCGAGTTTCTTTCTATTATATGCAAGCccgaatttttaataaaactaccGGGCATGTGGGGTGGACTTGTTAATGAAAATTCACCAGCTGGTATTGGTTTATTGCGGACAATTTGTCATCATAAGCTTGGCAGAGGGCCAGTCGCTAGCTGTCCTGGTATCATTGAAGCATTGTGTAATATTGCCCGCTCGTCAGATGATTGGCAGTATATGGCTATAGACTGCCTTCTGTGGTTGCTCCAGGATCCCAGCACTTGTCATAAG GTGATTGACAAGGCTGTAGGTGCACTGGTAGACCTCTCAGAGATCTCAACTCTGGGAGATCACAAAAAGCTTGGGGATTCCATCGTTAATGTTCTTCAGGAATGTATCCAATCACAAGGGACGGGGCGGAACGCTTTGAGTAATCGCACAAAGGAACAGATTGAGGAACTATTAAATTCAAGACAGAGATTGAAGTGGGAAAAGAGTATGCCAAAGGAGGACCTCCATATCAAGCAGGCAGCAGCACTGGTGGTCAAGCTTGAAGGAAATTCCCTGTTCTCGTCTGGAAACATATCTGGAGCTGCATCAAAGTACTCTGAAGCATTAGCACTGTGTCCGATGAGATCAAAAAAAGAGAGAGTTGTACTGTACAGTAATCGAGCTCAGTGTCATCTTCTGTTGCAACAACCATTGACTGCCATTAGTGATGCTACACGTGCCCTTTGTCTTCACAACCCTCTTAACCGTCATGCCAAAAGCCTTTGGAGAAGAGCACAGGCATATGACATGCTAGGGTTAGCTAAAGAGAGCTTGTTAGATGCCATTCTGTTCATAAATGAGTGCTCTCAATCAAGTGATCCTGATCTGTCCTTGAGGCAAAATAAGGTTCCTGACTATGCTGAAAGATTAGTCAAGAAGCAGATGCGTGCTGCCTGGTTATTTAGAGAAGCAGCAATTAAACATGGGGGTGTTCATTGTGAAGGTGATGCAGGGGACATATATGGCCACGAGACTGATGATTCAGAATGGGAGACAGCAAGTGAAAGTGATATTGGGAATGATGGACGGGATGAGATGGGGGACGATGATTGTGAATGGAAAAATGAAGATGACAGGAAAGACAAGTATGATAAACCTTCAATGAAAG ATGAAAGGTAG
- the LOC132254090 gene encoding uncharacterized protein LOC116803646 isoform X3, with protein MDKVSPDCPYPGCFFCVMKEGNPSKRRASILKFFRELPSQDDDGQVLPISGLWNTAMAHPNDPEFIELGIFECMAALIWKGLKNRRWLSHDQNIYIPYYAAHIIGSYTMNMEEFAESAVHAGVIPPLVELLRGRLTWVEQRVAVRALGHLATYASTFPALASHGEILELSIQLAMSSLEIVYSHFYQYVDRRLSYHCDLLTRGMGGVEMESRKAEEWASQLQCWSLQLINCFAFKPEFLSIICKPEFLIKLPGMWGGLVNENSPAGIGLLRTICHHKLGRGPVASCPGIIEALCNIARSSDDWQYMAIDCLLWLLQDPSTCHKVIDKAVGALVDLSEISTLGDHKKLGDSIVNVLQECIQSQGTGRNALSNRTKEQIEELLNSRQRLKWEKSMPKEDLHIKQAAALVVKLEGNSLFSSGNISGAASKYSEALALCPMRSKKERVVLYSNRAQCHLLLQQPLTAISDATRALCLHNPLNRHAKSLWRRAQAYDMLGLAKESLLDAILFINECSQSSDPDLSLRQNKVPDYAERLVKKQMRAAWLFREAAIKHGGVHCEGDAGDIYGHETDDSEWETASESDIGNDGRDEMGDDDCEWKNEDDRKDKYDKPSMKADER; from the exons ATGGATAAAGTATCACCAGACTGTCCATACCCAGGATGCTTCTTCTGTGTCATGAAGGAAGGCAATCCAAGTAAACGCAGGGCAAGTATATTGAAATTCTTTAGAGAACTTCCTTCACAGGATGATGATGGTCAAGTCCTGCCTATCAGCGGCCTCTGGAATACTGCTATGGCGCATCCCAACGACCCTGAGTTTATTGAGTTGGGCATATTTGAATGCATGGCTGCACTAATTTGGAAGGGTCTAAAGAATCGGCGCTGGCTCTCTCATGACCAAAACATATATATTCCTTATTATGCAGCACATATTATTGGATCCTACACCATGAACATGGAAGAATTTGCAGAAAGTGCTGTTCATGCTGGAGTAATCCCTCCCTTAGTTGAACTTTTGAGGGGGAGGTTAACTTGGGTTGAACAGAGAGTCGCTGTGCGAGCTCTGGGACACCTGGCTACATATGCCAGCACTTTTCCTGCATTGGCTAGTCATGGTGAAATACTTGAGCTTTCCATTCAGCTTGCAATGAGTTCGTTAGAAATTGTTTATTCCCATTTTTACCAGTATGTTGACAGAAGGCTGAGTTATCACTGTGATCTGCTAACGCGTGGCATGGGTGGCGTTGAAATGGAGTCCAGGAAGGCAGAGGAATGGGCTAGTCAGTTGCAGTGCTGGTCCCTTCAGCTTATTAATTGCTTTGCTTTCAAACCCGAGTTTCTTTCTATTATATGCAAGCccgaatttttaataaaactaccGGGCATGTGGGGTGGACTTGTTAATGAAAATTCACCAGCTGGTATTGGTTTATTGCGGACAATTTGTCATCATAAGCTTGGCAGAGGGCCAGTCGCTAGCTGTCCTGGTATCATTGAAGCATTGTGTAATATTGCCCGCTCGTCAGATGATTGGCAGTATATGGCTATAGACTGCCTTCTGTGGTTGCTCCAGGATCCCAGCACTTGTCATAAG GTGATTGACAAGGCTGTAGGTGCACTGGTAGACCTCTCAGAGATCTCAACTCTGGGAGATCACAAAAAGCTTGGGGATTCCATCGTTAATGTTCTTCAGGAATGTATCCAATCACAAGGGACGGGGCGGAACGCTTTGAGTAATCGCACAAAGGAACAGATTGAGGAACTATTAAATTCAAGACAGAGATTGAAGTGGGAAAAGAGTATGCCAAAGGAGGACCTCCATATCAAGCAGGCAGCAGCACTGGTGGTCAAGCTTGAAGGAAATTCCCTGTTCTCGTCTGGAAACATATCTGGAGCTGCATCAAAGTACTCTGAAGCATTAGCACTGTGTCCGATGAGATCAAAAAAAGAGAGAGTTGTACTGTACAGTAATCGAGCTCAGTGTCATCTTCTGTTGCAACAACCATTGACTGCCATTAGTGATGCTACACGTGCCCTTTGTCTTCACAACCCTCTTAACCGTCATGCCAAAAGCCTTTGGAGAAGAGCACAGGCATATGACATGCTAGGGTTAGCTAAAGAGAGCTTGTTAGATGCCATTCTGTTCATAAATGAGTGCTCTCAATCAAGTGATCCTGATCTGTCCTTGAGGCAAAATAAGGTTCCTGACTATGCTGAAAGATTAGTCAAGAAGCAGATGCGTGCTGCCTGGTTATTTAGAGAAGCAGCAATTAAACATGGGGGTGTTCATTGTGAAGGTGATGCAGGGGACATATATGGCCACGAGACTGATGATTCAGAATGGGAGACAGCAAGTGAAAGTGATATTGGGAATGATGGACGGGATGAGATGGGGGACGATGATTGTGAATGGAAAAATGAAGATGACAGGAAAGACAAGTATGATAAACCTTCAATGAAAG CAGATGAAAGGTAG
- the LOC132254090 gene encoding uncharacterized protein LOC116803646 isoform X1, whose product MDKVSPDCPYPGCFFCVMKEGNPSKRRASILKFFRELPSQDDDGQVLPISGLWNTAMAHPNDPEFIELGIFECMAALIWKGLKNRRWLSHDQNIYIPYYAAHIIGSYTMNMEEFAESAVHAGVIPPLVELLRGRLTWVEQRVAVRALGHLATYASTFPALASHGEILELSIQLAMSSLEIVYSHFYQYVDRRLSYHCDLLTRGMGGVEMESRKAEEWASQLQCWSLQLINCFAFKPEFLSIICKPEFLIKLPGMWGGLVNENSPAGIGLLRTICHHKLGRGPVASCPGIIEALCNIARSSDDWQYMAIDCLLWLLQDPSTCHKVIDKAVGALVDLSEISTLGDHKKLGDSIVNVLQECIQSQGTGRNALSNRTKEQIEELLNSRQRLKWEKSMPKEDLHIKQAAALVVKLEGNSLFSSGNISGAASKYSEALALCPMRSKKERVVLYSNRAQCHLLLQQPLTAISDATRALCLHNPLNRHAKSLWRRAQAYDMLGLAKESLLDAILFINECSQSSDPDLSLRQNKVPDYAERLVKKQMRAAWLFREAAIKHGGVHCEGDAGDIYGHETDDSEWETASESDIGNDGRDEMGDDDCEWKNEDDRKDKYDKPSMKDMKHGYNVQLAEDEP is encoded by the exons ATGGATAAAGTATCACCAGACTGTCCATACCCAGGATGCTTCTTCTGTGTCATGAAGGAAGGCAATCCAAGTAAACGCAGGGCAAGTATATTGAAATTCTTTAGAGAACTTCCTTCACAGGATGATGATGGTCAAGTCCTGCCTATCAGCGGCCTCTGGAATACTGCTATGGCGCATCCCAACGACCCTGAGTTTATTGAGTTGGGCATATTTGAATGCATGGCTGCACTAATTTGGAAGGGTCTAAAGAATCGGCGCTGGCTCTCTCATGACCAAAACATATATATTCCTTATTATGCAGCACATATTATTGGATCCTACACCATGAACATGGAAGAATTTGCAGAAAGTGCTGTTCATGCTGGAGTAATCCCTCCCTTAGTTGAACTTTTGAGGGGGAGGTTAACTTGGGTTGAACAGAGAGTCGCTGTGCGAGCTCTGGGACACCTGGCTACATATGCCAGCACTTTTCCTGCATTGGCTAGTCATGGTGAAATACTTGAGCTTTCCATTCAGCTTGCAATGAGTTCGTTAGAAATTGTTTATTCCCATTTTTACCAGTATGTTGACAGAAGGCTGAGTTATCACTGTGATCTGCTAACGCGTGGCATGGGTGGCGTTGAAATGGAGTCCAGGAAGGCAGAGGAATGGGCTAGTCAGTTGCAGTGCTGGTCCCTTCAGCTTATTAATTGCTTTGCTTTCAAACCCGAGTTTCTTTCTATTATATGCAAGCccgaatttttaataaaactaccGGGCATGTGGGGTGGACTTGTTAATGAAAATTCACCAGCTGGTATTGGTTTATTGCGGACAATTTGTCATCATAAGCTTGGCAGAGGGCCAGTCGCTAGCTGTCCTGGTATCATTGAAGCATTGTGTAATATTGCCCGCTCGTCAGATGATTGGCAGTATATGGCTATAGACTGCCTTCTGTGGTTGCTCCAGGATCCCAGCACTTGTCATAAG GTGATTGACAAGGCTGTAGGTGCACTGGTAGACCTCTCAGAGATCTCAACTCTGGGAGATCACAAAAAGCTTGGGGATTCCATCGTTAATGTTCTTCAGGAATGTATCCAATCACAAGGGACGGGGCGGAACGCTTTGAGTAATCGCACAAAGGAACAGATTGAGGAACTATTAAATTCAAGACAGAGATTGAAGTGGGAAAAGAGTATGCCAAAGGAGGACCTCCATATCAAGCAGGCAGCAGCACTGGTGGTCAAGCTTGAAGGAAATTCCCTGTTCTCGTCTGGAAACATATCTGGAGCTGCATCAAAGTACTCTGAAGCATTAGCACTGTGTCCGATGAGATCAAAAAAAGAGAGAGTTGTACTGTACAGTAATCGAGCTCAGTGTCATCTTCTGTTGCAACAACCATTGACTGCCATTAGTGATGCTACACGTGCCCTTTGTCTTCACAACCCTCTTAACCGTCATGCCAAAAGCCTTTGGAGAAGAGCACAGGCATATGACATGCTAGGGTTAGCTAAAGAGAGCTTGTTAGATGCCATTCTGTTCATAAATGAGTGCTCTCAATCAAGTGATCCTGATCTGTCCTTGAGGCAAAATAAGGTTCCTGACTATGCTGAAAGATTAGTCAAGAAGCAGATGCGTGCTGCCTGGTTATTTAGAGAAGCAGCAATTAAACATGGGGGTGTTCATTGTGAAGGTGATGCAGGGGACATATATGGCCACGAGACTGATGATTCAGAATGGGAGACAGCAAGTGAAAGTGATATTGGGAATGATGGACGGGATGAGATGGGGGACGATGATTGTGAATGGAAAAATGAAGATGACAGGAAAGACAAGTATGATAAACCTTCAATGAAAG ATATGAAGCATGGATACAATGTGCAGCTTGCTGAAGATGAACCATGA